A window from Plasmodium malariae genome assembly, contig: PmUG01_00_27, whole genome shotgun sequence encodes these proteins:
- the PmUG01_00053200 gene encoding fam-l protein codes for MEQNIKTLLFIRITTFIFLCWTYHFYSYVITLKKSLEGGDNYYRKLHASNYHLLEKYKHNKYLRFLCLKNEIQINGVSEKKDISHNKNDDSEKKKRSKKYASNIAGHKSGMKNKSCIFKTKKYSHLEKKIFKELDYTSFLQNNRTISNKVYTKIICKKYGLRIVLPFLICLFLLIIFIVEISLTYSNSGSLLYHLGLDKQSLESLSKNNKGPWSPIVGVLKSLGEFLQHSTSSSGTLSCGWCQVASEVSDMCILGNFFRILIYFVPFVLLSITLISGILYYHKKVKKYEKIKFEKR; via the coding sequence attaCTCTTAAGAAGTCTCTAGAGGGTGGGGACAATTACTATAGAAAATTACATGCAAgtaattatcatttattggaaaaatacaaacataataagtatttaagatttttatgtttaaaaaatgaaattcaaATTAATGGAGTTTccgaaaaaaaagatatatctcATAATAAGAATGATGattctgaaaaaaaaaagcgatCGAAAAAATATGCATCAAATATTGCAGGTCATAAATCaggaatgaaaaataaatcttgtatatttaaaacaaaaaaatattcccatttagaaaaaaaaatattcaaggAACTTGATTATACGAGTTTTCTTCAAAATAACAGGACAATTAGTAATAAGGTttacacaaaaataatatgtaaaaaatacgGATTGCGTAttgttttaccttttttaatttgtttgtttttattaataatatttatagtaGAAATATCACTAACATATAGCAACAGTGGTAGTTTATTGTATCATTTAGGTTTGGACAAGCAATCTTTAGAAtctttatcaaaaaataataaaggtcCATGGTCACCTATTGTAGGAGTATTGAAAAGTTTGGGAGAATTCTTGCAACACAGTACATCATCATCGGGTACACTTTCATGTGGCTGGTGTCAAGTAGCATCAGAAGTTAGTGATATGTGTATATTAGGAAACTTTTTTCgtattctaatatatttcgTACCTTTCGTTTTATTAAGTATCACTCTTATATCAGGAATTCtttattaccataaaaaagttaaaaaatatgaaaaaattaaattcgaAAAAAGGTAA